GCCAAACGTTATATCAATGATAAAGAGGGGAGCAAAAAATTGATGGCCACTCACATGGACATTGGTACGACCTTCGAAAAAAACACGTTCGGACCCTGCAAGATGCAACCTCTACCCGGTGGAGGCTTCAAGCCCTGCCAAGCGGTAGTGACTGCCTGGAGTGGCTTTTATGACAAAATAACGTTGCAGGACAACAATGGAAAGGCGCTTTTAGAAGACAGTAAAGCAACGTGCCCCAGTGGTGGCAAAGACTGCATCACCATTATCAACCACGGACA
This DNA window, taken from Kaistella carnis, encodes the following:
- a CDS encoding DUF4280 domain-containing protein; amino-acid sequence: MSEKHLVCQGAIVKCNYGATPDKLKVLTQAKRYINDKEGSKKLMATHMDIGTTFEKNTFGPCKMQPLPGGGFKPCQAVVTAWSGFYDKITLQDNNGKALLEDSKATCPSGGKDCITIINHGQTAEVSQKNVENADDEVLAELFPFVDLKEEDGSLLIIKNL